The DNA window TAGCACACACATAGTTGCTAAAGTTGAAGGTTTGCTTCTGTCCAACTCATGTGTCTTGATAAGTGCCCatttcaagatatattTTAACGGGTAGAAATATACAAGGAACCAACCAAAAACACATAAGAGTATGTAGACTGTGTTGACTGGGCTTGACTGAGAACTTGATAACACAACGCTTAATGCTAATAATATCCAACCTAGGATATCATTAATTATCCCAGCACCCAGAACGATAATACCAGCTCTTTCCTTTATCAAACGTAGTTCATTTAGAATTCTACAAAGAACAGGGAATGCAGTAACTGATAGAGAAGTAGCAATAAATACCATGAATACTGTGAATTTGACGTTCGTACCGCTATCACCTAGATTGGCATAGTTGTTATACAGAGGAATTGCGAATAAACAGCCACAACCAAAAGGAATAGCCAACGTGGAAATACCGATAGATAATGCAGTaaataaatgatttttaataaatgcAATATCAACTTCCAACCCCAGAAAGAACATGAATAAGATTATTCCCAGATTAGCAGTTAAGGTCAAGCCGGGAATGGACGCTGCCGGGAACACCGTTTTAGTATAACCAGGGATTTGACCGAATACAGTTGGACCCAATATAACACCACCTATTACTTCTGAAATCACTTTGGGCTGtcttatttttgaaaacgGAATATGGACTAGATTGCACACGGCTAAAATCAGACATGcttgaaataaaaatagagTAAGTGGAGACGAGGAATCATAAACAAATGGATTGCCTCCTGATATAACTCCTCCTACACTAGCgaccattattatttaatcTGAGATGCACTAGCGAGTATGTCTGACCTGGGTTCCTTTCAATTCTTAAATGTAATCCCATAATGTATAATGAGATATATTTTTCGCTTTGTACATCGCTTGCAGATCATCTAAAAATTCACACGATAATGGTGTATATAGTGtctatataaaaaaaataaacaaatattatcaaaaatttgtaaaaaaaCCACCAACCCATTCACATTAAAACGGGGGCATACATCTTAGTGTTAGAACTTCATAATCTGTCCCGGTTATGCGATTCTTCCGTGGGGGATATTCGTTTATTCAGACTTCCTGCAAGGCTGGTTCGTCGTATATTTAAATTCTTGGAATCATCTTCCGCTTCGGTCATTAATTCTTCGACCATCTCTTCTACATGCTTGAATAACCTCAAATATGCGTACTGGGCTTCGTTAATTGGGTACCGTAAGGGTGAATTTTCTGAGACCCAGAAATCGCTATTTTCGGGCCCAATGCCTTCAACTGGTTTAGCAAGAGAAATTAAGGCAGACCACTGTTCGAAATTTAACGTAAAATCTTCATCCTTCATCGAAATTCGATGTAATCTCCTAATTGTCTCCAGCATGAactttatctttttcaacttaGACATTTGATTGATAgatctttttgaaaatgtatCGTTTGTTCTAATAAGTTGCAGAGCAAAAGGATCTTCGATAAAATCGTCCAGTGAATCCAATTCTTTCGATGATTCTCCTTTCGACACATCTGAATTATTTGAGTTTAATTGAGCAAATGtattatattcatttctGAAGCTATAATTTTGACCCTTCGCTCCTCCctccatttcttcttcttcctcctcctcttcctcttcttcctgCTCTTCCTCAGCTTCGTCTTCAGCACCTGTAAATATACCCATTTGGGTGATGAGTAATGATTGAACTTTTTCTTTACCatttagaaaaatataCTTTAAGTTCATATAAGCTCTATTTGACCTCTCTATGtgtaatgaagaagaaaatgcGTACAATAGGTCGCCAGCTGTAGATAAGATTGCACTCATAAGGGGAACCGCAGCAATACCCCATATCACGAAGAAAGCTCTCCCTGCACCTGTCTTGGGAGAGAAATCGGTTCCAAATCCAATCGTTAAGAGACACAGAAAACAGAAATAAACAGCATTGAAATAAGACCAGCCTTCAGCAAAATGGAAAACCAAGGCTCCTAACAACCAAAATAATGTGAAAACAAATAAAGTCATACTCACTGAGTATATAATTTCTTTCCTTCTTGTGATTTTCCTTATGGTTTGCATTTCCATGAAACCTTCCTTTCCAGTTAAGTCTACTTCaccatttttattcttaCGTAAAGCTGCTAATCTCGCCAGTTCAGTCTTATGAAAATAGAGAATGGGACCTgcagattttgaaataattgttcTTGTCATAAAAACAATCAGACCCAAGATTAGAACACCACTCATGGCAAAAATTAAGATCATAATCTTTGAAGCTACATTATTTGCCAAGATATCCCCAAAACCAACAGTGAGAACAGCCACTGTACAGAAATACAACGCATTACCCCAGGATATACTAAGTAGTCCTGAAAAGAGACCAGGGCCCCAAATCAACCATATTGACATGACTACAGTGAATATCataatatttctttcattagGTAACAAATTAAAAGTAGGTGGGTATTTTTTTAGCTTGTACCCTATAAAATGCAGTGTCAGAGTCAATGTACAGCCTAGATATAAACCAGAAGTTATACATGCGTACCAAAATCCAATGGATCTATGTTCTCCGGCCTTCATGAAGTGTGCTGAGCAAATAACAACGTCTATCAATAGAATACCTCCTGCTATTGTCCATCCAACAATATTAATGATTTGTGATTTGAGATAACTtaactttttgaaatagtgCAATATTAAAACTATATTCGAAACGAATCCAAACACTAGAGACATTACGTTTACTACGAATAGTGACCTGGGGTCTTTAATATTATGGACTGAGACAGTACCGTCACTTTCCACAACTTCCTCAATTCTCCAACTGTCCACAACGCACGCAATAGAAATGGTATTAGCAATAGGGCCCAAACAAGCGGTAATCACCGGAAAATAGCACGATATTATAAACCAAAACAGGAAAGGTTTTGACGATGGGTCTGCATTTATTATACTTATTCTCTCATTTTTAAATCTAAGCGCCACTTTTAAAGCTGCTTGCCTATTGGGCACTTCTTCATTATAACCATTAGCCTCGGACATAGCATCGTCTCTAGCAAAACCGTCCTATACATGCACTTGACCTTCCAGCAATGTCTCTGTATTTCACTAtctaatctttttttatatcGACCCCGAAAACTTAATCTATCATACATTGATGATGTTTACTATTTCCTGGTAAACAAATAGCATTGAAAAGCCATATCACTGCCTGAGAAGTCCTCTCGAGAGGGAAATCCCCCGTGGATTTCTAGAATTGACCAGATATCttaattatatatgtttttAAGATTGGTGTGGTAGTGAAACCCTTGCACCACAGTATAATCCACAAAATGTAAATATAAGATCAcgaaagaaattttcagacACCAAGACTATTAGCTGACAGAAGAAGTCAATTAGCCCCATAAGTTGCAACAAACTGCATTGCTAGTGGTGTCATGGCGATGCCAAATACGGTCCTTGGACAGCTTCTCGCAACATTGAATAAACAGCAAAGAATTGCCGTCGAGTTTGATCCGAATAATGCATTACAAGTTATTGCAGGTCCTGGTACCGGGAAAACCAAAGTTTTGACATCAAGAGTAGTGTATCTACTGCTGCATCATAAAATTGAACCTAAAGATATTGTCGTCACGACTTTTACCAATAAAGCTGCGAAGGAAATGATGGATAGGCTCGCCAAGATGCTAAGCGGCACGGCTATTAGAGTAGATGAGATTACGATAGGGACATTCCATAGCATATGTCTAAGAGTCCTATTGAAATATGGATTTAAAGTTGGGTTAAATCGTGGATGGAGAATAGTCGAGGAGAAGGAAGTCGAAGCAATTATTCATGATTTGATCAAGACTATGCCAGATCAAATTAGAGATTATGCAAACTCTTATAAGAGGTCGGTAAATCTATGTAGACCTACTAGAAATAAAGACGAATGGGCCGTCCATCCACAAATGGtgaaaaaggaaatatCCAGATTAAAGTCAAATGCACTCTTACCAGAggaatatgaaaatgattctAATCATGATCCGGCTTTGGCCCATTTTTACACGAAATACCAATCAGAGTTGGGGAAATTGAATGCTCtagattttgatgatttacTCATGTACACATTTAGATTGCtaacaaaagaaagatgTCTTCCAGACATCAAACATGTCCTTGTTGatgaatttcaagataCTAACAGCATACAAATGGATTTGATGTTTTTGTTTGCCAAAGGTGATCATCACGTTTCAAGAGGTATCACTGTGGTGGGCGATCCAGATCAAAGTATTTATGCGTTTAGAAACGCTCTAGCGCAGAATTTCCAACAGATGCAACAAAAAACTCCACTACATTGCTCCCAAGTTGTGTTGGTCGAGAATTATCGCTCttctcaaaaaattttagataCAAGTGAAACTCTTATTCAACAACAAATAAAAGGACGTACGCACAGAGCACCTCTTCGTGCTCAATTCGATGTGGAATTCCCACCAGTATATGTTAATTTTCCAGTAGGATTTCTACAAAGCGCTTCTATTGcaagagaaattttatacCTCAAAGCCTTACCAAATCTCTTCTCTTATAACGATTTTTCCATCCTCGTTAGACAAAGAAGGCAAATTAAAAACATCGAAACTGCCTTGATTGAACACAGGATACCTTATAAGATTGTAAAGGGAAGAGCATTTTGGGAATTAAAGGAAATATCAGCAATGATGCATCTCATAAAATGTGCATAttcagataatgaaaagttttcaatactTTCTTCGTTGCTCTACCCTGCAAAAGGCCTGGGACAAACATCTGCTGataagataaaaaaaatattcgaAGATAATCCCTCACAGACACCATTTAGTCTTTTACAAGATATTGAGAAAGGTGCTATCAATTTAACCATGACTACAAAAGTAAGATCAGTAATTAAGGATTTCATACAGATGATAAATTTCTCTAGATCGTTCGATAAGGCACCGTTGAAGTCGTCTCTTGAAAACATATTTGATACACTATATGAACGATCTGGTATGAAGAATGAGTACCTATATTTTGATGGTGGAAAGAAATCTGATACGAATGACTCTAATAGAGAAGCGAACTATGAAAATCCAAGGCATAAAAACATCTTATTGTTAAAGAAATACTTTTTGGGAATTGATGAGATTGAAGACTTCATACACTCCCAATCAGACCAAAAAACATTCATCGAGGATATACAGCAAGTGGATACGAACGTAATACGGAGTTATATACGtacttttttcaattcattgtCCCTGTATGCAACAGAGTCTACTTCTTCAGACAATGAGATTGACCGTACTTCGAAACGAAAAAATAGTAGAAACGGTGAAGCATGTGTGACAATATCTACAATTCACGGTGCAAAAGGGTTGGAATGGCCAGTGGTGTTCATTCCAGGATGTATAGAAGGTATAATACCAAGTATATTCTCCAGAGACGAATCTAGCTCAGAAACGGAATCCGatactgaagaagaaggcaCCAATACAAGTGACAAAAACGTGCCAAAAAGCAACAAGAAATCCAGTAGTCTGGAGGAACCTGTAGATGAAGAACGTAGAATGTTTTTTGTAGCTCAGACACGtgcaaaattattattgtatCTTTCATCGATAAAGGAGGGAGAAAACCCCACACAAGGTGGCCCAAGCCGCTTTCTAACTCCAGAGGTACGCAAGACATTAataaatgaacaaaatgCCTTGAAAAACgaaaagaatattgaattaCTTTACAAATCGATGAACAAAAAAGTGCCTTCAGACTTAATAAAACggttttctttgaaaaaattagttCAAGACTATGctcaatttattgaaaatagaagaGAATCAATGATATGGAACGGAAGGGTCATAAGAAATTCGTTTACGCTGGATATTACTAGAAATACCGTCGCAATGGACGATCCTATATCGGACTTTACGACGGCTGCTGCACACTTACAAACTGAAGTAAATAAAAAACCGGTACTGGAAAGACAATTCCAGACAATGTCAAGAAAAGGTAGTACACTTTCATCAACATCAAAGCTATGGCCAAAAAAGGCATATGCTCCGCAGGCGAACCAGAGGTTAAGTCCCAGCCCGCCGAAAGTACATGCTCCAACTACTACCTATCCGTTACAAGAGTCTCCCACTAAGAAGAAATCATACGCACCCTCATACCCACATAAGCCATATTCAACTACTGGCACTGAGtttaaaattaaacaaaacaaaactgacaatgataatattctAGAAAAACCTTTCCCTATAAGTGCAAGTAATGATAGAGCATCCAACCCTAAAATGTTGGCTACCTCTAAGGGTTCTACCAATGAAGCAATAAAAAAGGAGCTTTTCAGTCAAAATCAAGTTATCTCTTCACCAAAGCGCATAAGTAGAACTAAAAGCGTAACCAGGAAACTGATTGTGAGCCCAATCATGATAGAGGATAAAAAGAGATATGAAGAGGTCAAGAAGAATGGTAGTGTACATCATACCGTAGCTGGGGATAGGACTGCAGCTGAAATATTGCATGATCCTGACGATTTAATAATTGATAATAGACCAATTCTTACGAGTGCCAAAACTTTGATGAAAGCCATCAAGAAGGCGGATTCAAAATCTAATCAGTCCAGCCAAAAATCTTTCAGCGAACACCAGCTTAAAACTGAAGAAGCATCCTCAAGTCAATTTGACATTTTGTCACAGTTATCCAGGGCCAAAAAGAAAGCTAAGCTGAATGATGGTGAgattattgttattgacGACTAAGTAACATCACGTAATTAAGCATTTTATAGACTATTATATGAAAAGGTTTAGGGTATATTGATGTTCTTTCTATACTTTtcataatttgaaaatttgtcTATATAAGAGTACATATCAAAGTCTAATAAAgatctttttcttgtataAGAAGGTAGAAACAAAGGCTAAAAATGCTGCATATGAGATGAGCGTGATGATGGCAACGGAGTCTGTTGCATCAATTGTCGCCATCGACATATTAATCAAGCCTGTGCTAATGTTGGCTAGAAGGAATAAAAATAGCCCGTTGCAGTTCATGGCTTCCAATTGGTCAGGTAATTTAGATGGGTCCTCATCACATGCTTTATCAAATAACCTATGAACGGCACAATAGACGGTTAAAAATCCTACATTATAAGCAACAACCCAAATAGTGTAAGGGAGGTTAGCAAATCTTCTCGATATATTATGTGGATGGAAGGTGAAAATAGTCTGAGCGAATACGACAAGTATTAAAAACCAAATTAGTAAACCTTTTAACGGTGTTACCGTTGTTAATTTATCCCACGTACTGAcctttttgtttttctttggaattAAGACTGTAACAGAGTTTGTATACAGATTGTTTTTTGTTGGAATATTACCCAAAAGATAAAAACCGGTACTTTGGCCCCACAGGAAGATTGCGCAATAACCCATAAATGAAACAATGCCTTCCCTATTTGAGCTTATccaatcttttctttcagctaaaatcaaaaacttcaaaaagttCTCATCTTTGATCAAATACCACTCGTAAATGAAGGAAATTACTAATGCAATGATAAATCTTGGAATGATCTCCGCTATTGGATCAATTAGAACTAAAACAATAGGAAGTAACGCCAATGTGATAAAGAAATTCCAGTGGACACCATACTCGGTAACATGTTCTTGATAGTCTAACTTTTTAACAAAGTATAGTCTTAGCAGACCAAGACACAACAAAGTTGTACTTGACCTTAGTGCACTTCCTattcttttccaaaaacTAGTCTTGTTTGATTTTTGCCTCAAAAGAGTTCGTGAAGATACGAGACCGTTACTAAAGACAAATGATCCAACACCTAAATCCATTAGAGAGGTACCCCAAGTTTCAACTTTAGCAAATCTACGAGggaatatttgaaaatcaacAGCTAAAATACCTAAGCAAGTCAAAATTAGCATTCCGGAGCGATATGCTGTAATATATGGTTTTCTTACCAACTTAAACTGTTGAGAATTGTTGTTACTATTACTCCTGCTTTTGCTCTTCTTGACTGTCTTGTATTTATCGAAGATATAATATAACCAGTATGATAGTGTGGGAAGTAACATCAGAGTTGTCAATTTGGGAATATCATTGGCATATAATGTCATAGATAATAGAGGAGTAAGCCAATTAAGGGCGAAATCCAGAATTGGATGGAAACCGTCATTACTCTTATCGGCACTATGTATTAGATTCCAGCAAAAATAGGATGTTACAGCCACTGAGGTAACTAAATTGATTTCACCTATTGATCCACCAACTAAACCAGTAACAAACTCCTCTTTTCTACCTTTTAATGAGGACATCGTCTTCCCACCGTGCTGTTTACGTCTATCTATTAATGGTGCTgtttgattttctttttttttgagttTTTCATGTATATAGATCGATCATTGGTATATCTGTACATATTTTATATGCGAATGCAGTacatgaaaatgaagttgCACAAGTTACAAATCTAGTTGTTTGACGTTATTTCTGGTCAACCTTTTTGACGGTACACTCGTAGTAGTTGTGGAACTTCCGTACGTTATTTGAGTATGGCTACCAAAACTATCATTTTGCGCTGTAGCTTGGATGCTGTTGTCATCATTATCGTGGTTGtcgttattattatcgAAAGTTTCGTTTGACATCATAGTACCCCAACTGGAGCTTCTCTTGACGTTTTGTATATGCTTgttttcttgtaattttgcCCGTTTTATGACTGGATCTATTCGTATTTCTTCACTTTTAAcagaaactgaaaaatttcttttcgtTCGTTGTGGATTTGACGAGCTAGACGACTTTATCTTACTGACGACTTCTTTTGCAGTGTCTTTTAAATTGGACGTCGTTTGATTTGTTTTCCAAACGGTAGTGTCGACTTTATAATTATCTGATACCATGTTGTTAGTGggtaaaattttgacaTTAAACTTGGTTGGTTCACCCTTTGGACACATTATACACCAGTTAACATTGTTTAATGAAACAGTAGGTTTCTGGCGGGGAAGGTATTGAGACGATGTGTGTTTGAATATGTCCATTAAGAAGGCAGGTGTTGCCACAGGTATGAAAtgattatttttgataaattcaatctttttcttcatagAATTTCTGAAGACAGGGCTTaagttattattttgtaaattctGTTTGAAAAGGTCACTATATTCATTTTGCCACAGTGGGTGTGACATGGGTATACTTGATAAAGATGAGATGTTTATTAGTAAGACATCAGTTTGCACATTCAGATACTCTGTAAAATTGATACCCattggtttcaaaattttgaaaactttagTCAGATGTAAGAGTTCTACGCCATAAAACCCAGTTATAGAGATGTTTAATACTTGATTATTCGAAATGTTTAAAGTggatgatattttgaaatttttcgttTGAAAAAAAGGTTTGGACCATGAATCTATTGGactaattaattttttgtaatGGAGACATCTTTCTATGAAGAAATCTGTGACTAAAGAAGGGTGAATATCCTTCGGGAGATCAATCTCATCTAATGGTATGTTACTTGGTACAATTAGATATTGTGGTTCTAAAGAATCTGAAGTGGAAATGATaccttcattttcagtaatGACTTTGAAGAGGATATCATGATGTTTTTGAGGGAATTTATcatgaatttgaaagatacaattttgaaaaattctgtTTGAATCTTTGGATGAATCGTTTGCATCCATTTGAAGATCCATTGAATTATGCTTATTTTCTCTCGTGACAGATGAATTTTCAGTGGAAGATAATGCTCTATTCCATAGTTTGTCGGCTTGtggtttgaatttatttgttAAATTGACATGAGATGTGGTTGATTCATTCACTAAAAGACTAGTTGGCTTCATTTCGCCGATTTGATCCCAAAAATCGTAAGCATCCGAGCCAATCTTATCGAATGGTTTATCTTGTACATTTTCTACAAGATAGTAAGGATCATATTGCAAGATTGCGTTTCTCTTTTGGCAATCTAATAACCATTTATAATGAACGATTGGGATATTTAATTCTATTGCAGCTTTTGTTCTATAACCATCTAGATTatcattaatgaaaataatatcactatttggataatttgatttgatatctttcctgaaatcttttgaattacAATTAATacaatttaattgatttgcAATATGATCTAAATCTTGAATACCATCAATATTATGAAAATTATGGATTCTACCAATAaagatataaaaatttttcaatgtgAAAAATGAGAATTTTAAATCTAATACGTTTAACATTCTAAttctatcatttttaattgatttaaatttataatGAGATTGAAGTGTAATGTCATTACCTGATTTCCAGAGTTGGTAGAGTTCTAGAATCGTTCTATaatagatgaaaatgatgtcatttcttgattttgctgcaaatttgtattttgGAGAATGTATGGCATCGTTAGAATTACCGATGATGAGTACGTTAACTTTTCTTGTCAGATCATTTGAACAAGTACCGCCtaatttgatgatttttttgtatataGACTTGAAGAGTGTTTCATCCTTGATACATGTTGTACAGAAAGTTATATCATGGAATGGTTTCATTGGGAtgacatatatatatatatatatatatatatgtatgtatgTATTTATATGTAATGTAAAGATATCTTGCATAATAACTAGAAATGATAATGTTTATAATTCCACGCGATGCTTGATATTGCGGATAATAACAACGAAAAATTGTAAGTTACACGTGACctatgttttttttgtttttttgtttttgaagatataaTATAAGTCACGTGGAGAGTTACCATTGTGTTTGGGTGTTGTATACGTATATTCGTGTTTTTCCCACGTgattgattgattgattGGTTATTTCCCAGTTTTCATTGACCGAGAAGATTATGAACGGCACGTTTCCACCCACGCACCCCTTCAAGTGTAGATTTGCTGCTCTTTGGTTACGAAAAAGCCGCTGATGCTTGGGAGGGTGGCAGGGTGACCACACCGCAGAGAAGGGAGTCACTGCACCgggatttttttttttccgtTACTCTCTTTGCTTTGGCGCTCGGATATTCGTAGACTGAGAGAGCAAAACCGCAGAGACACTGTTCCTTTTGTCCGGGCAGCGACGGCACAATTATTAGCCGCCGAGGTTTCCAATATTCTGTTTCATTTGGCCCTCcctacaaaaaaaaaatatgaaaatatataaagggGACAGTTTATTCCCATTTTGattgatctttttttcGTGTTCATGTTCCTCTTCTCCAGTTACATCAATCATTTACGTTCCTATAAAGCTATACTTGGTTTTCTCCACATCCAAATAGGATGTCTGTCATTTATTCATGAATACTAGTAGTgaactttcaaaatttagaGTATCACAAGCTTGTGATAGATGCAgactgaaaaaaattaaatgtgACGGTCAAAAACCACGATGttcaaattgtaaaaaaatcaatttcaattgtgcaatttcaacaaaattatcaagaaGAGGTTTACCAAAGGGCTACACACAAgctttagaaaatgaagttatTAGATTACAAGATTTACtgaaacaacaacaacaacaacaacaaaacGATAACCAACAACCTATACAATCTCCAAATACATTTCCCTTCATTAATGACACTTTCTATATTCACAACAATTATTCTTACCAAAATTGTTATTTAGGAAATTTATCCTACAATCACATATTTGACCAgcattcaaataaatttgaatcaaataacAATGCTGACAATAATAAAAACAGCAACACTGCTAATGATTGGCTTGTTGACTTACAATTAAATGCAATgattaataatttgaatttaaat is part of the Kazachstania africana CBS 2517 chromosome 1, complete genome genome and encodes:
- the TOK1 gene encoding Tok1p (similar to Saccharomyces cerevisiae TOK1 (YJL093C); ancestral locus Anc_1.273) → MSEANGYNEEVPNRQAALKVALRFKNERISIINADPSSKPFLFWFIISCYFPVITACLGPIANTISIACVVDSWRIEEVVESDGTVSVHNIKDPRSLFVVNVMSLVFGFVSNIVLILHYFKKLSYLKSQIINIVGWTIAGGILLIDVVICSAHFMKAGEHRSIGFWYACITSGLYLGCTLTLTLHFIGYKLKKYPPTFNLLPNERNIMIFTVVMSIWLIWGPGLFSGLLSISWGNALYFCTVAVLTVGFGDILANNVASKIMILIFAMSGVLILGLIVFMTRTIISKSAGPILYFHKTELARLAALRKNKNGEVDLTGKEGFMEMQTIRKITRRKEIIYSVSMTLFVFTLFWLLGALVFHFAEGWSYFNAVYFCFLCLLTIGFGTDFSPKTGAGRAFFVIWGIAAVPLMSAILSTAGDLLYAFSSSLHIERSNRAYMNLKYIFLNGKEKVQSLLITQMGIFTGAEDEAEEEQEEEEEEEEEEEMEGGAKGQNYSFRNEYNTFAQLNSNNSDVSKGESSKELDSLDDFIEDPFALQLIRTNDTFSKRSINQMSKLKKIKFMLETIRRLHRISMKDEDFTLNFEQWSALISLAKPVEGIGPENSDFWVSENSPLRYPINEAQYAYLRLFKHVEEMVEELMTEAEDDSKNLNIRRTSLAGSLNKRISPTEESHNRDRL
- the DPB11 gene encoding protein kinase activating protein DPB11 (similar to Saccharomyces cerevisiae DPB11 (YJL090C); ancestral locus Anc_1.276), with translation MKPFHDITFCTTCIKDETLFKSIYKKIIKLGGTCSNDLTRKVNVLIIGNSNDAIHSPKYKFAAKSRNDIIFIYYRTILELYQLWKSGNDITLQSHYKFKSIKNDRIRMLNVLDLKFSFFTLKNFYIFIGRIHNFHNIDGIQDLDHIANQLNCINCNSKDFRKDIKSNYPNSDIIFINDNLDGYRTKAAIELNIPIVHYKWLLDCQKRNAILQYDPYYLVENVQDKPFDKIGSDAYDFWDQIGEMKPTSLLVNESTTSHVNLTNKFKPQADKLWNRALSSTENSSVTRENKHNSMDLQMDANDSSKDSNRIFQNCIFQIHDKFPQKHHDILFKVITENEGIISTSDSLEPQYLIVPSNIPLDEIDLPKDIHPSLVTDFFIERCLHYKKLISPIDSWSKPFFQTKNFKISSTLNISNNQVLNISITGFYGVELLHLTKVFKILKPMGINFTEYLNVQTDVLLINISSLSSIPMSHPLWQNEYSDLFKQNLQNNNLSPVFRNSMKKKIEFIKNNHFIPVATPAFLMDIFKHTSSQYLPRQKPTVSLNNVNWCIMCPKGEPTKFNVKILPTNNMVSDNYKVDTTVWKTNQTTSNLKDTAKEVVSKIKSSSSSNPQRTKRNFSVSVKSEEIRIDPVIKRAKLQENKHIQNVKRSSSWGTMMSNETFDNNNDNHDNDDNSIQATAQNDSFGSHTQITYGSSTTTTSVPSKRLTRNNVKQLDL
- the GWT1 gene encoding glucosaminyl-phosphotidylinositol O-acyltransferase (similar to Saccharomyces cerevisiae GWT1 (YJL091C); ancestral locus Anc_1.275), whose product is MSSLKGRKEEFVTGLVGGSIGEINLVTSVAVTSYFCWNLIHSADKSNDGFHPILDFALNWLTPLLSMTLYANDIPKLTTLMLLPTLSYWLYYIFDKYKTVKKSKSRSNSNNNSQQFKLVRKPYITAYRSGMLILTCLGILAVDFQIFPRRFAKVETWGTSLMDLGVGSFVFSNGLVSSRTLLRQKSNKTSFWKRIGSALRSSTTLLCLGLLRLYFVKKLDYQEHVTEYGVHWNFFITLALLPIVLVLIDPIAEIIPRFIIALVISFIYEWYLIKDENFLKFLILAERKDWISSNREGIVSFMGYCAIFLWGQSTGFYLLGNIPTKNNLYTNSVTVLIPKKNKKVSTWDKLTTVTPLKGLLIWFLILVVFAQTIFTFHPHNISRRFANLPYTIWVVAYNVGFLTVYCAVHRLFDKACDEDPSKLPDQLEAMNCNGLFLFLLANISTGLINMSMATIDATDSVAIITLISYAAFLAFVSTFLYKKKIFIRL
- the SRS2 gene encoding DNA helicase SRS2 (similar to Saccharomyces cerevisiae SRS2 (YJL092W); ancestral locus Anc_1.274) — translated: MAMPNTVLGQLLATLNKQQRIAVEFDPNNALQVIAGPGTGKTKVLTSRVVYLLLHHKIEPKDIVVTTFTNKAAKEMMDRLAKMLSGTAIRVDEITIGTFHSICLRVLLKYGFKVGLNRGWRIVEEKEVEAIIHDLIKTMPDQIRDYANSYKRSVNLCRPTRNKDEWAVHPQMVKKEISRLKSNALLPEEYENDSNHDPALAHFYTKYQSELGKLNALDFDDLLMYTFRLLTKERCLPDIKHVLVDEFQDTNSIQMDLMFLFAKGDHHVSRGITVVGDPDQSIYAFRNALAQNFQQMQQKTPLHCSQVVLVENYRSSQKILDTSETLIQQQIKGRTHRAPLRAQFDVEFPPVYVNFPVGFLQSASIAREILYLKALPNLFSYNDFSILVRQRRQIKNIETALIEHRIPYKIVKGRAFWELKEISAMMHLIKCAYSDNEKFSILSSLLYPAKGLGQTSADKIKKIFEDNPSQTPFSLLQDIEKGAINLTMTTKVRSVIKDFIQMINFSRSFDKAPLKSSLENIFDTLYERSGMKNEYLYFDGGKKSDTNDSNREANYENPRHKNILLLKKYFLGIDEIEDFIHSQSDQKTFIEDIQQVDTNVIRSYIRTFFNSLSLYATESTSSDNEIDRTSKRKNSRNGEACVTISTIHGAKGLEWPVVFIPGCIEGIIPSIFSRDESSSETESDTEEEGTNTSDKNVPKSNKKSSSLEEPVDEERRMFFVAQTRAKLLLYLSSIKEGENPTQGGPSRFLTPEVRKTLINEQNALKNEKNIELLYKSMNKKVPSDLIKRFSLKKLVQDYAQFIENRRESMIWNGRVIRNSFTLDITRNTVAMDDPISDFTTAAAHLQTEVNKKPVLERQFQTMSRKGSTLSSTSKLWPKKAYAPQANQRLSPSPPKVHAPTTTYPLQESPTKKKSYAPSYPHKPYSTTGTEFKIKQNKTDNDNILEKPFPISASNDRASNPKMLATSKGSTNEAIKKELFSQNQVISSPKRISRTKSVTRKLIVSPIMIEDKKRYEEVKKNGSVHHTVAGDRTAAEILHDPDDLIIDNRPILTSAKTLMKAIKKADSKSNQSSQKSFSEHQLKTEEASSSQFDILSQLSRAKKKAKLNDGEIIVIDD